One region of Candidatus Peribacteraceae bacterium genomic DNA includes:
- the rpsT gene encoding 30S ribosomal protein S20, with protein sequence MPLIKSAIKRARQNVVRRTRLLPYRTHLKTMVRKFMDLVKEGKKDEAAKLLPLVFKTIDISAKKNLLHRNTADRKKSRMSRMLAA encoded by the coding sequence ATGCCTCTCATCAAGTCCGCCATCAAGCGTGCCCGCCAGAACGTTGTCCGCCGCACGCGCCTGCTCCCCTACCGCACCCATCTGAAGACCATGGTCCGCAAGTTCATGGATCTCGTGAAGGAAGGAAAGAAGGATGAGGCCGCGAAGCTCCTCCCTCTCGTCTTCAAGACCATCGACATCAGCGCCAAGAAGAACCTGCTCCACAGGAATACGGCGGATCGGAAGAAGTCGAGGATGAGTAGGATGCTTGCCGCCTGA
- the glmS gene encoding glutamine--fructose-6-phosphate transaminase (isomerizing), which produces MASVCGIFGYIGSRTDAGRLVVEGLKCLEYRGYDSWGVACKSKKGIKVRKDIGKVSEVKSEDFADECSMALAHTRWATHGGVTKTNAHPHLSCDKTIAVVHNGIVENYDALRNELKAKGHRFLSQTDTEVLPHLIEEELKSQKDFAAAVRAACGRLKGRYGILALHAESQTLVAARSGSPLIIGVQKDLAGQNNGYFIASDIPAFLDHTRVVQYLDDGEMVVTDGKTILFSDIRTGRERPKREIEIHWSTEQAHKGSYEHYMLKEIMEQKESVARAVNQDEEQIKTLAKAIKEAQGTFLVGCGTAGKACMAAEYFFSVIAKHHVNYAAASEFKLYHHFLKPESLLIAVSQSGETADVLEAMHIAKQAGSKVLAIVNNEGSTIAREADYSLRINAGPERAVASTKALTGQLAVFLLIAHALAGKLQEGKTLLLETAAEINDMLNPRYVERLRTLAERIKGTRDIFIIGKGWNYPMAMESAIKIQEVSYVHAEGFAGGELKHGPIALIEEGTPCIALVGNDEVKDDILNNTIELKARGASIIGISPTKHEAFDEWVKVPDAGAAQALVNIIPVQVLAYYLAVKRGKNPDMPRNLAKSVTVK; this is translated from the coding sequence ATGGCGTCCGTGTGCGGCATCTTCGGATACATCGGCAGCCGGACCGACGCCGGCCGACTTGTCGTTGAAGGCCTCAAATGCCTGGAATACCGGGGGTACGATTCCTGGGGCGTGGCGTGCAAGAGCAAGAAAGGCATCAAGGTGCGAAAAGATATCGGGAAGGTGAGCGAGGTGAAGAGCGAGGATTTCGCCGACGAGTGCTCCATGGCGCTGGCCCATACGCGCTGGGCGACGCACGGCGGCGTGACCAAGACGAACGCGCACCCGCACCTCTCCTGCGACAAGACCATCGCGGTGGTCCACAACGGCATCGTGGAGAACTACGACGCGCTGCGCAACGAACTCAAGGCCAAGGGGCACCGCTTCCTCTCCCAGACCGATACGGAAGTGCTCCCGCACCTCATCGAAGAAGAGCTCAAGAGCCAGAAGGATTTTGCGGCGGCGGTGCGTGCGGCGTGCGGCCGACTAAAGGGAAGGTACGGCATCCTGGCGCTCCACGCGGAATCGCAGACGCTGGTGGCCGCGCGCTCCGGTTCCCCCCTCATCATCGGGGTGCAGAAGGACCTGGCGGGGCAGAACAACGGCTACTTCATCGCCTCGGACATCCCTGCGTTCCTGGACCACACGCGCGTGGTGCAGTACCTGGATGACGGGGAGATGGTGGTGACGGACGGCAAGACCATCCTCTTCTCGGACATCCGCACCGGCCGCGAGCGCCCCAAGCGCGAGATCGAGATCCATTGGTCCACGGAGCAGGCGCACAAGGGGAGTTACGAGCACTACATGCTCAAGGAGATCATGGAGCAGAAGGAGAGCGTGGCGCGGGCCGTGAACCAGGACGAGGAGCAGATCAAGACGCTCGCCAAGGCCATCAAGGAGGCGCAGGGGACCTTCCTCGTGGGCTGCGGAACCGCGGGCAAGGCGTGCATGGCGGCGGAGTACTTCTTCTCGGTCATCGCCAAGCACCATGTCAACTATGCCGCCGCGAGCGAGTTCAAGCTGTACCACCACTTCCTCAAGCCGGAGAGCCTCCTCATCGCCGTCAGCCAGAGCGGCGAGACGGCGGACGTGCTGGAAGCCATGCACATCGCCAAACAGGCGGGGTCCAAGGTCCTGGCCATCGTGAACAACGAAGGCTCCACCATCGCCCGCGAAGCGGATTACTCCCTGCGCATCAACGCCGGTCCCGAGCGCGCCGTCGCCTCCACCAAGGCGCTCACCGGCCAGCTGGCGGTGTTCCTCCTCATCGCCCACGCGCTCGCGGGCAAACTGCAGGAAGGAAAAACGTTGCTGTTGGAGACCGCCGCGGAGATCAACGACATGTTGAACCCCCGCTACGTGGAGCGCCTGCGCACCCTCGCCGAGCGCATTAAGGGCACGCGCGACATCTTCATCATCGGCAAGGGCTGGAACTACCCCATGGCCATGGAGAGCGCCATCAAGATCCAGGAGGTGAGCTACGTGCACGCGGAAGGGTTCGCGGGAGGGGAACTGAAGCACGGCCCCATCGCGCTCATAGAGGAGGGCACGCCCTGCATCGCGCTCGTGGGCAACGACGAGGTGAAGGACGACATCCTGAACAACACCATCGAGCTCAAGGCGCGCGGCGCCTCCATCATCGGCATTTCGCCCACCAAGCACGAGGCGTTCGACGAGTGGGTCAAGGTTCCCGATGCCGGCGCCGCCCAAGCGCTGGTGAACATCATCCCGGTGCAGGTGCTGGCCTACTACCTGGCCGTGAAACGCGGGAAAAATCCGGATATGCCCCGGAATTTGGCGAAGTCGGTTACCGTCAAGTGA
- a CDS encoding sigma-70 family RNA polymerase sigma factor, producing the protein MITHGKSERFLPRSGSTRLRTPLEQYYHEIRDIPIPTDEEEQEWFRRYMEGDVAAGHHLVRSNLRLVADLAQKFAENGVPIEDLIQVGSLSLYKALENYNPRKNTRFSSFAYICARQGILDAIPRQTKIIAIPAYSKDLPQTWDAMRLQLQESQLMPPTEEDVARALGHTKNFSAVQMSVMGARLERVNGADAFAQTKYHEQAVRRPDDIVIEKDIRERQARFVECLMQVTLDRDEYLMTRDSFGFDDGEAKTEPVLASKHDKTVSEVHALRKSSLRRMKETVRELLEDEPDFFNTLEMPS; encoded by the coding sequence ATGATCACTCACGGCAAATCCGAACGGTTCCTCCCACGGAGCGGGAGTACGCGACTGCGCACCCCCCTGGAGCAGTACTACCACGAAATCAGGGATATCCCCATCCCCACCGATGAGGAGGAGCAGGAGTGGTTCCGCCGGTACATGGAAGGGGACGTTGCCGCCGGCCATCATCTTGTACGGTCCAACTTGCGCCTTGTCGCGGATCTCGCACAGAAATTTGCAGAAAACGGCGTTCCCATTGAGGACCTGATACAAGTGGGGTCGCTGAGTCTGTACAAAGCTTTGGAGAACTACAATCCCCGCAAAAACACGCGCTTCTCCTCCTTTGCCTACATCTGCGCCCGCCAAGGGATCCTCGATGCCATTCCCCGGCAGACAAAGATCATTGCGATTCCCGCGTACAGCAAGGACCTGCCGCAGACATGGGATGCCATGCGGCTTCAGCTGCAGGAGTCTCAACTCATGCCTCCCACGGAGGAGGACGTGGCGCGTGCCCTGGGGCATACCAAGAACTTTTCCGCGGTGCAGATGAGCGTGATGGGCGCGCGCCTGGAACGGGTGAACGGCGCCGACGCTTTCGCGCAGACGAAGTATCATGAGCAAGCGGTGCGGAGGCCGGATGACATTGTGATTGAAAAGGACATCCGCGAGCGTCAGGCACGCTTCGTGGAATGCCTCATGCAAGTGACGCTGGACAGGGATGAGTACTTGATGACACGGGATAGCTTCGGGTTCGACGATGGCGAAGCGAAGACGGAACCGGTACTGGCCTCCAAACACGACAAGACCGTGAGCGAAGTGCATGCGCTGCGGAAATCTTCCTTGCGGCGCATGAAGGAGACTGTGAGGGAACTGCTTGAAGATGAACCGGATTTCTTCAATACGCTGGAGATGCCCTCCTGA
- the ruvX gene encoding Holliday junction resolvase RuvX produces the protein MRFLALDIGSRRTGVAFLDDAIGIPLPLDTVTSSTPEEFVVQVMGLIAQRNIDHVYVGLPRLPSGEEGSQAAFVRDYAALLSRKGVSLTFIDERHTTPRKARTQKERQIPERKTDSDSAAACEILKIAVKC, from the coding sequence GTGCGCTTCCTCGCCCTCGACATCGGCTCCCGCCGCACCGGTGTCGCCTTCCTTGATGACGCCATCGGCATTCCCCTGCCCCTCGACACGGTAACTTCCTCTACTCCCGAGGAGTTTGTGGTGCAGGTGATGGGTCTCATCGCGCAGCGGAACATCGATCACGTGTACGTGGGCCTCCCGCGCCTCCCTTCCGGTGAAGAAGGATCGCAGGCGGCGTTTGTACGTGATTATGCCGCTCTCCTCTCCCGCAAGGGGGTTTCTCTGACATTCATTGATGAAAGGCATACCACCCCACGTAAGGCAAGAACTCAAAAAGAACGTCAAATACCTGAGAGGAAGACTGATTCGGATTCCGCAGCAGCATGCGAAATACTAAAGATTGCCGTTAAGTGTTGA
- a CDS encoding GspE/PulE family protein: MSPNYASLDGETLLKTLHEDCVANGVSDIHMAPEKADVRLEWRLHGVLLPLAKITKAHYEELLRRVKFMAKLKLNITNVPQDGQYTFQSADGGASLDTARDRQGRTDVSGELSRTINIRVATIPSRFGEAITLRFLDPRRGIIPLEQLGFPGNMKEELQKLVELPNGLVLVTGPTGSGKTTTLYALLSTLIGKERNIITLEDPVEYELAGITQSEIDPEHEYSFAAGLRSILRHDPDVILVGEIRDLETAQTAVNAALTGHLVLSTLHTNSAVESLHRLLSMGVSPYTLAPSLRAVLAQRLVRTMRKDCRAEGASCDPINNGTYDGQTCIAELLTVTPPLQQAILSFESAASMLDIAKTGGFRTMREWGEELIKARITSTVEVERVCM; the protein is encoded by the coding sequence ATGTCTCCGAACTACGCTTCCCTCGACGGGGAAACGCTCCTAAAGACGCTCCACGAGGATTGCGTCGCGAACGGAGTGTCCGATATCCACATGGCGCCGGAGAAGGCGGATGTCCGCCTGGAATGGCGGTTGCACGGCGTTCTCCTGCCCCTCGCGAAGATCACCAAGGCGCACTATGAGGAACTCCTGCGCCGCGTGAAGTTCATGGCCAAGCTCAAGCTGAACATCACCAATGTCCCGCAGGACGGCCAGTACACCTTCCAATCCGCCGATGGCGGCGCGTCCCTCGACACTGCTCGGGACAGGCAAGGCCGAACCGACGTAAGTGGTGAGCTCAGCCGAACCATCAATATCCGCGTGGCGACCATCCCTTCCCGCTTCGGCGAGGCGATCACGCTCCGCTTCCTGGACCCCCGCCGCGGTATCATCCCCCTGGAACAGCTGGGGTTCCCGGGCAATATGAAAGAGGAGCTCCAGAAACTCGTCGAGCTCCCCAACGGCCTTGTGCTCGTGACCGGCCCCACGGGCTCCGGGAAGACCACCACGCTCTACGCCCTCCTCTCCACCCTCATCGGCAAGGAGCGCAACATCATCACGCTGGAAGACCCGGTGGAGTACGAACTGGCCGGCATCACCCAGAGCGAAATCGACCCCGAACACGAGTATTCCTTCGCAGCGGGCCTGCGCTCCATTCTCCGCCACGACCCGGACGTGATCCTGGTGGGCGAGATCCGCGATTTGGAGACGGCGCAAACCGCCGTGAACGCCGCCCTCACCGGACACCTGGTGCTCTCCACGCTCCACACGAATTCCGCCGTGGAAAGCCTCCACCGCCTGCTCTCCATGGGCGTATCCCCGTATACGCTGGCCCCCTCCCTCCGCGCCGTTCTGGCGCAGCGCCTCGTGCGCACCATGCGGAAGGACTGCCGCGCGGAAGGCGCTTCCTGCGACCCGATAAACAACGGCACCTACGACGGGCAGACCTGCATAGCGGAACTCCTCACCGTCACGCCGCCCCTCCAGCAAGCGATTCTCTCCTTCGAGAGCGCCGCTTCCATGCTGGATATCGCCAAGACCGGCGGCTTCCGCACCATGCGGGAGTGGGGGGAAGAGCTCATCAAAGCGAGAATCACTAGTACTGTGGAAGTGGAAAGAGTGTGTATGTGA
- a CDS encoding sigma factor-like helix-turn-helix DNA-binding protein, with translation MTQTVTPSASSQQQAQAQQISINLQELLNNLFMVLTEKEVTVIKKRFALFGQPKQTLEKIGKQFKVTRERIRQIESIALSKLKRTVRTTRLDEVNDIAKATLRAHGGVMTEDELVSQVLKRIANATTADGAVLRLSFSIDQEMSSTGRSNTFVPFWRLSSLPFEDISLIVENIVKILKKRKACMKEDEVISAIQSIHLFPDRVPSAELIKSCLQIDERLRDIEEGWGLTEWRFVRPRSIRDKVEIILKKTGEPLHFMEIANRIREAKFDHKNVTVQAVHNELIRYPQFVLVGRGLYALREWGYEPGTVADVIERILKEKGPLSKKEIIAEVAKQRTVKVGTISLNLQKMPYFKRVGRAVYAFDSGKKSGSVTVAA, from the coding sequence ATGACCCAAACGGTCACCCCATCGGCATCATCGCAGCAGCAAGCGCAAGCGCAGCAAATCAGCATCAACTTGCAAGAATTGCTGAATAATCTCTTCATGGTGCTCACGGAGAAGGAAGTGACGGTGATCAAGAAGCGTTTCGCACTCTTCGGGCAACCGAAGCAAACGCTGGAGAAGATCGGCAAGCAGTTTAAGGTCACGCGCGAGCGCATCCGTCAAATTGAGAGCATCGCGTTGAGCAAGTTGAAGAGGACGGTGCGCACCACGCGCCTCGATGAGGTGAACGACATCGCCAAGGCCACCCTCCGTGCCCACGGCGGCGTGATGACGGAAGACGAGCTGGTTTCCCAGGTCCTCAAGAGGATCGCCAACGCCACGACGGCCGACGGCGCGGTGCTCCGCCTCTCCTTCTCCATTGACCAAGAAATGAGCTCCACCGGCCGCAGCAACACCTTCGTGCCCTTCTGGAGGCTCTCCTCCCTCCCCTTCGAGGACATTTCTCTCATCGTGGAGAACATCGTGAAGATCCTCAAGAAGCGCAAGGCCTGCATGAAGGAGGACGAAGTGATCAGCGCCATCCAATCCATCCACCTCTTCCCCGACCGCGTGCCCAGCGCCGAGCTGATCAAGAGCTGCCTGCAGATCGACGAGAGGCTGCGCGACATCGAGGAGGGATGGGGGCTCACGGAGTGGAGGTTCGTCCGCCCGCGCTCCATCCGCGACAAGGTGGAGATTATCCTCAAGAAGACCGGCGAGCCGCTCCACTTCATGGAGATCGCCAACCGCATCCGCGAGGCCAAGTTCGACCACAAGAACGTCACGGTGCAGGCCGTGCACAACGAGCTCATCCGCTACCCGCAGTTTGTGCTGGTGGGCCGCGGCCTCTACGCGCTGCGCGAGTGGGGGTACGAGCCGGGGACGGTGGCGGACGTCATCGAGCGCATCCTCAAGGAGAAGGGTCCCCTCTCCAAGAAGGAGATCATCGCCGAGGTGGCCAAGCAGCGCACCGTGAAGGTGGGCACCATCTCCCTCAACTTGCAGAAGATGCCGTACTTCAAGCGCGTGGGCCGCGCGGTGTACGCCTTCGATTCGGGCAAGAAGAGCGGCAGCGTGACGGTGGCCGCCTGA
- a CDS encoding RluA family pseudouridine synthase: protein MSEWTVPLPERLDVFLASEGRMLSRAKAQKAIEEGLVRVNDARASKASMRLQEGDRVTVRIVEREEENPFAPADLGLAVLYEDDACLVLNKPAGVAVHPGAGMAPGEQTLLNGVAFLFSAQSRSFSADAVLVHRLDKDTTGCLLIAKDPASHATLQKQFETRTVRKQYLALVAGVPERSAAMIDAPIGRSTANRTQMAVRGSSTSREAQTTYHVLESKGQAALLLCDLHTGRTHQVRVHLSSIGHPVLGDGTYRNDLSERLGDEFDVPSLCLHAWKLAFTSPADGKEHHVEAPLPREFEGVLERMGVGWRP from the coding sequence ATGTCCGAATGGACGGTTCCCCTTCCCGAACGGCTGGACGTGTTCCTCGCTTCCGAGGGACGCATGCTCAGCCGCGCCAAGGCGCAGAAGGCGATTGAGGAAGGGCTCGTACGCGTGAATGACGCGCGTGCCTCTAAAGCATCGATGCGGTTGCAGGAGGGGGACAGGGTAACCGTTCGTATTGTGGAACGGGAGGAGGAGAATCCCTTTGCGCCTGCAGATCTCGGCCTTGCCGTGCTCTACGAGGACGATGCGTGCCTGGTGCTCAACAAACCCGCGGGCGTGGCGGTGCACCCGGGCGCGGGCATGGCGCCGGGCGAGCAGACGCTGCTCAACGGTGTCGCGTTCCTCTTCTCCGCACAGTCACGTTCCTTCTCCGCCGATGCCGTGCTCGTCCACCGCTTGGACAAGGACACCACCGGTTGCTTGCTCATTGCCAAAGACCCCGCCTCCCACGCCACTCTCCAGAAGCAGTTTGAGACGCGGACGGTGCGCAAACAGTACCTGGCGCTCGTCGCGGGCGTGCCCGAGCGGTCGGCCGCGATGATCGATGCACCCATCGGGCGCAGCACCGCGAACCGGACGCAGATGGCGGTGAGGGGTTCCTCCACCAGCCGCGAGGCGCAGACCACGTACCATGTACTGGAGAGCAAAGGACAGGCCGCTCTGCTCCTCTGCGATCTGCACACGGGACGCACGCACCAGGTGCGCGTCCACCTCTCCTCCATCGGCCATCCCGTGCTGGGGGACGGGACGTACCGGAATGACTTGAGTGAGCGCCTCGGGGACGAGTTCGACGTCCCATCGCTCTGCCTCCATGCGTGGAAGCTGGCGTTCACCTCTCCCGCGGACGGGAAGGAACATCACGTGGAAGCGCCTTTGCCACGGGAGTTCGAAGGAGTGTTGGAGAGGATGGGAGTGGGATGGAGGCCGTGA
- a CDS encoding penicillin-binding protein 2, whose translation MSARLSLRSTETQKKRSLLRRMLIVHGVFVVALLLIVSRLLELQVLRGGEYREIAQAQHYGGVKLPAKRGEIYAFNSKTGEQNILATNTTLDLLYVDPLITTNPTRVAETLSDLLLTEEFHAACTNGKDTCPRELIPFYAPAFDALTQYTLLHTGALLEPLPTGELPRTLLKLPDIVEARRLYARDIEQRISGKRITFVPLKYGATKVQLAAVASLQIPGLVVSTDDKLIWANPEEIQQMRIPSISRALSVALETDSKRIADLLRSRPLRYVAVMRRLPPSLSLLVKEAQIANYKKAVEEAREGQGQRVGEVDYNLRSVALLPEHWRYYPDATVGSHVVGFLNATQEPQYGVERTFNAQLRGQEGLISTVSDPHGGQILTPEQTIITPRDGDTLVLTIDRAVQREVEQRLQAAVDQYRADSGQAIVMDPFTGRIIAMANAPLFDGNDYASVYEKEPMTLSTEHLQTVVVEVYHPETNERVVKAYMKDVFTEEGRTLLTEKTRKAMENLEKLYDLRDLTRYYFYVGQNLRMEIFPTERPDIWLKFKNTIGVGAYLNRTIQEIYEPGSVLKPITMAIALDQGEVQPGDIYDDTGPVEVDEYKIDNNDKKHYGRVTMTACLEYSINTCMTSIGFKLGQKLFYRTLERFGFGKITSIELEDELPGELRSWREWSRSLLATTAFGQGLSSTPLQVITAWAALANGGKLMRPSIIDSVIHADGSVEKTEPRFVDQVIQPKTSETITAMLVSSATKGFAKTGKVKGYRIAGKTGTSQIAGPGGKYETGTGSTFATYAGYAPIGHPRFVVLVKIDRPKNVTHGATAAAPVFREIAEFLFKYYGIEPDEK comes from the coding sequence ATGTCCGCACGCCTTTCCCTACGATCCACCGAGACCCAGAAGAAGCGTTCCCTCCTGCGGCGCATGCTCATCGTGCACGGCGTATTCGTGGTGGCGCTCCTCCTCATCGTTTCGCGGCTCCTGGAGCTGCAGGTGTTGCGCGGCGGGGAGTACCGGGAGATCGCGCAGGCGCAGCACTACGGGGGGGTCAAGCTGCCCGCGAAGCGCGGGGAGATCTACGCCTTCAACAGCAAGACCGGCGAGCAGAACATCCTCGCCACCAACACCACGCTCGATCTCCTGTACGTGGATCCCCTCATCACCACCAATCCCACCCGGGTGGCGGAGACGCTCAGCGACCTGCTGCTCACCGAGGAATTCCACGCCGCGTGCACCAATGGCAAGGATACGTGCCCCCGCGAGCTCATCCCCTTCTACGCACCCGCCTTCGACGCGCTCACGCAGTACACGCTCCTGCACACGGGGGCGCTCCTCGAACCCCTCCCCACGGGGGAACTGCCGCGGACCCTCCTCAAGCTCCCAGACATCGTGGAGGCGCGGCGGCTCTATGCGCGCGACATTGAGCAGCGCATTTCCGGCAAACGCATCACATTCGTCCCCCTCAAGTACGGCGCCACCAAGGTGCAGTTGGCGGCGGTGGCTTCCCTTCAGATCCCGGGGCTCGTGGTCTCCACGGATGACAAGCTCATTTGGGCGAATCCCGAGGAGATCCAGCAGATGCGCATCCCCTCCATCTCCCGCGCCCTCTCCGTGGCGTTGGAAACGGACAGCAAGCGCATTGCGGACCTCCTGCGTTCCCGGCCGCTGCGGTACGTGGCTGTGATGCGGCGGCTGCCCCCGTCCCTTTCCCTGCTCGTTAAAGAGGCGCAGATCGCCAACTACAAGAAGGCCGTGGAAGAGGCGCGCGAGGGGCAAGGGCAGCGTGTGGGGGAAGTGGATTACAACCTGCGCAGCGTGGCGCTTCTCCCCGAACACTGGCGCTACTACCCCGATGCCACGGTGGGGTCGCACGTCGTCGGCTTCCTCAACGCGACCCAGGAGCCGCAGTACGGCGTGGAGCGCACGTTCAATGCGCAATTGCGGGGGCAGGAGGGGCTCATCAGCACCGTGAGCGACCCCCACGGCGGGCAGATCCTTACGCCGGAGCAGACCATCATCACCCCGCGGGACGGCGACACCCTCGTGCTCACCATCGACCGCGCGGTGCAGCGGGAAGTGGAGCAGCGCCTCCAGGCGGCGGTGGACCAGTACCGGGCGGACAGCGGGCAGGCCATCGTGATGGACCCCTTCACGGGCCGCATCATCGCCATGGCCAACGCGCCCCTCTTCGACGGCAACGACTACGCGTCCGTGTACGAGAAAGAGCCCATGACCCTCTCCACCGAGCACCTGCAGACGGTGGTGGTGGAGGTGTACCATCCGGAAACGAACGAACGCGTGGTGAAGGCGTACATGAAGGACGTCTTCACGGAGGAAGGGCGCACCCTCCTCACGGAGAAGACGCGCAAGGCGATGGAGAACTTGGAGAAGCTCTACGACCTCCGGGACCTCACCCGCTACTACTTCTACGTGGGGCAGAACCTGCGCATGGAGATCTTCCCCACGGAACGTCCCGACATCTGGCTCAAGTTCAAGAACACCATCGGCGTGGGGGCGTACCTCAACCGCACCATCCAGGAGATCTACGAGCCGGGGAGCGTGCTCAAGCCCATCACCATGGCCATCGCCCTCGACCAGGGGGAGGTGCAGCCCGGCGACATCTACGACGACACGGGGCCCGTGGAGGTGGACGAGTACAAGATCGACAACAACGACAAGAAACACTACGGCCGCGTCACCATGACCGCGTGCCTGGAGTACTCCATCAACACCTGCATGACGAGCATCGGCTTCAAGCTGGGGCAGAAGCTCTTCTACCGCACGCTGGAACGCTTCGGGTTCGGCAAGATCACGAGCATAGAGCTGGAGGATGAGTTGCCGGGTGAGCTGCGCAGCTGGCGCGAGTGGAGCCGTTCCCTCTTAGCCACCACGGCGTTCGGGCAGGGGCTCTCCAGCACCCCTCTCCAAGTGATCACCGCTTGGGCGGCGCTCGCCAACGGCGGCAAGCTCATGCGCCCTTCCATCATCGACAGCGTCATCCACGCGGACGGAAGCGTGGAGAAGACCGAACCGCGTTTCGTGGACCAAGTCATCCAGCCCAAGACCTCGGAGACCATCACCGCCATGCTCGTCTCCTCCGCCACCAAGGGGTTCGCGAAGACGGGGAAGGTGAAGGGCTACCGCATTGCGGGAAAGACGGGGACAAGCCAGATCGCCGGCCCGGGCGGCAAATACGAGACCGGCACGGGTTCCACATTCGCCACGTATGCCGGGTATGCGCCCATAGGCCACCCGCGCTTCGTGGTGCTGGTGAAGATCGACCGCCCGAAGAACGTCACGCACGGCGCCACGGCGGCCGCGCCGGTGTTCCGCGAAATCGCGGAGTTCCTCTTCAAATACTACGGGATAGAGCCGGATGAGAAATAG
- the tyrS gene encoding tyrosine--tRNA ligase: MDRSSELLTRAVETVVPRDLAEKKIASGKPLRLYLGIDPTGAKLHLGHSVPLRKLKAFQDAGHHVIFLIGSFTAMIGDPSGRETGRPVLTKEQVMKNFETYKEQASKILDFSKVEIRENGEWLSKLNFEALLKIMSQFTIQQMLQRDMFKRRLEEDSPIGAHEFLYPLMQGYDSVMLDVDFEVGGNDQLFNMLCGRTLQQAFGKREKFVLTTKLIEGTDGGRKMSKTYDNCIWLEDAASDMYGKLLSIKDDLILTYMECVTEMPMEEVKAAEKALKGGTNPKELKMRLAREVVALYHGADAATAAEQEFHKVFSKGGLPEEIREVTVADGTLLVDIIATEKLAPSKAEARRLVQQGAVKMNEETVTTIDAKAEPGILRVGKRKFLKVTLSS, from the coding sequence ATGGATCGTTCCTCCGAACTCCTCACCCGCGCCGTGGAAACCGTTGTCCCCCGGGACCTGGCGGAGAAGAAGATCGCCTCCGGCAAGCCGCTGCGCCTCTACTTGGGGATTGATCCCACGGGCGCAAAGCTCCACTTGGGTCACTCGGTGCCGCTGCGCAAGCTCAAAGCCTTCCAGGACGCCGGCCATCATGTGATCTTCCTGATCGGCAGCTTTACGGCGATGATCGGCGATCCTTCGGGACGCGAAACCGGCCGTCCAGTTTTGACCAAGGAACAGGTGATGAAGAACTTCGAGACGTATAAAGAGCAAGCATCCAAAATCCTCGACTTCTCCAAAGTGGAAATCCGCGAGAATGGAGAGTGGCTCTCCAAACTCAACTTCGAAGCCCTCCTGAAGATCATGTCGCAATTCACGATTCAGCAGATGCTCCAGCGTGACATGTTCAAACGCAGACTGGAGGAGGACAGCCCCATCGGGGCGCACGAATTCCTCTATCCGCTCATGCAGGGATACGACTCCGTGATGTTGGATGTTGATTTTGAAGTGGGCGGCAACGACCAGCTGTTCAACATGCTCTGCGGCAGAACACTGCAGCAGGCCTTCGGCAAGCGCGAGAAGTTCGTGCTCACCACCAAATTGATCGAGGGCACGGACGGCGGGCGGAAGATGAGCAAGACGTACGATAACTGCATCTGGCTGGAGGACGCGGCAAGCGACATGTACGGCAAGCTCCTCTCCATCAAGGATGACCTGATCCTCACCTACATGGAGTGCGTGACGGAAATGCCGATGGAGGAGGTGAAGGCCGCGGAGAAGGCGCTCAAGGGAGGCACGAACCCCAAGGAACTCAAGATGCGCCTCGCGCGCGAGGTGGTAGCCCTCTACCACGGGGCGGATGCCGCGACGGCGGCCGAACAGGAATTCCACAAGGTCTTCAGCAAGGGCGGCCTGCCGGAGGAGATACGGGAAGTGACGGTGGCAGACGGTACGCTCCTCGTGGACATCATCGCCACGGAGAAGCTTGCGCCCTCCAAAGCGGAGGCGCGCCGCTTGGTGCAACAGGGCGCCGTGAAGATGAACGAAGAGACCGTCACCACCATAGACGCAAAAGCGGAACCGGGAATTTTGAGGGTGGGGAAGAGGAAATTCCTCAAGGTCACACTGTCCTCGTAG